Proteins encoded in a region of the Pseudomonas viciae genome:
- a CDS encoding transporter substrate-binding domain-containing protein, translating into MMLLRTGLAALLLGSLSVAPQAGAAPETLQVLGRSHASDYSVSLDEADWTWLRQKGTLLLGASAPDDPPFGITGNGRDYEGLTADYAQLLGQLLHVNVQVQRYPSRAESLQALRSGEVDLLGTANGFEASDPALAMSQAYADDLPTLVARIDDSQDLPADLADKRVAMLYHYLPPETVEAFYPDASLQLYPSTLSAIGAVAFGQADVYLGDSISANYLISKNYLNNIQLADFSRMEVQPFAFALRRDNGRLLTVVNAALQAIPAGERMSILRRWSAGGASMPGQQALHFSVKEQRWLDTHPRIKVAINENFLPLTFIDEQGHLRGISADVLARISLRTGLKFDVQRGDSIDELIGQIESGEADVLATAIPSTELEDELRFTRPYLTNPFVLVVPARAKVPLTLDQMAGKRLALVRGNVLREFLLEQFPRVQLLVAQNTADAMAMVAAGTADGAINPLISARYLISHQYRDTLQVTSTVGTLPARVALATNRGALELYSILDKALLSISPEEMDELTNRWRSEVVIDDSYWLRNRTTIIQGFAVAALLLLVTLAWVFYLRRLLEQLRVAKERADDANRAKTTFVATMSHEIRTPMNAVIGMLELAMKKADQGVVDRFAIEVASGAAHGMLDLIGDILDIARIESGKLSLAPERANLRALIESLARIFEGLARQKYLRLQLDLDAASDRDVLIDPLRFKQVVSNLLSNAIKFTDQGEVRLIVRAQARDNERLGICLRVEDTGCGISLEDQRRLFSPFTQASHNTQSARSGSGLGLVISRTLCEMMGGTLALSSVPGEGTQIEVLLSLPVFDALAEAPPAEIEALLPGRVLNILVVDDYPANRLLLSQQLGYLGHRVEDAEDGVQGLHAWRGDHFDVVITDCNMPLMSGYELARNIRAEERAQGLSPGVILGFTANAQPEEKQRCAEAGMDDCLFKPISLRQLSTRLASIMPNASPSTDGIDLTSLEQLTGGDTASIKSLLEELVSSNAEDETRLLRLFAQHDVPGLADLAHRIKGGARIIQAQRLIVACETLEDACRGGDESLLADAVEKLRQAMEHLAQYLKNHVARG; encoded by the coding sequence ATGATGCTTTTACGCACAGGCCTGGCGGCGCTGTTGCTGGGCTCATTGAGTGTGGCGCCACAGGCTGGTGCGGCACCCGAGACGCTGCAGGTGCTCGGGCGTTCCCATGCGAGCGACTATTCGGTGTCTCTGGACGAAGCCGATTGGACCTGGCTGCGTCAAAAGGGCACGTTGTTGCTGGGCGCCTCGGCGCCGGATGATCCACCTTTCGGCATCACCGGCAATGGCCGCGACTATGAAGGCCTGACCGCCGACTATGCCCAGTTGCTCGGGCAGTTGCTGCACGTCAACGTGCAGGTGCAGCGCTACCCGTCCCGTGCCGAATCGCTCCAGGCCCTGCGCAGCGGTGAGGTTGACCTGCTCGGCACCGCCAACGGCTTTGAAGCCAGCGACCCGGCCTTGGCGATGTCCCAGGCCTACGCCGATGACCTGCCGACCCTCGTGGCCCGCATCGACGACAGCCAGGACTTGCCCGCGGACTTGGCGGACAAACGGGTGGCGATGCTTTATCACTATTTGCCGCCGGAGACGGTCGAGGCGTTCTATCCCGATGCCTCCCTGCAGTTGTACCCCTCGACCCTGAGCGCCATCGGCGCCGTGGCGTTCGGTCAGGCCGACGTCTATCTGGGAGACTCGATCAGTGCCAATTACCTGATCAGCAAGAATTACCTGAACAATATCCAACTGGCGGATTTCTCCCGTATGGAAGTGCAGCCGTTCGCCTTTGCGCTCAGGCGCGACAATGGGCGCCTGTTAACCGTGGTCAACGCGGCGCTGCAAGCCATTCCCGCGGGCGAACGCATGAGCATCCTGCGCCGCTGGAGCGCTGGCGGCGCGAGCATGCCGGGTCAGCAGGCGCTGCATTTCAGCGTCAAGGAACAACGTTGGCTGGATACCCATCCGCGGATCAAGGTCGCGATCAACGAAAACTTCCTGCCGCTGACGTTCATCGATGAACAGGGCCATTTGCGCGGTATCAGCGCCGATGTGCTGGCCCGGATCAGCTTGCGCACCGGGTTGAAGTTCGATGTGCAGCGCGGCGACTCGATTGACGAACTGATCGGGCAGATCGAGAGTGGCGAGGCTGACGTTTTGGCGACTGCCATACCCAGCACCGAACTTGAAGACGAGTTGCGCTTTACCCGACCGTACCTGACCAACCCGTTCGTACTGGTGGTGCCCGCTCGGGCCAAGGTCCCGCTGACCCTGGACCAGATGGCCGGCAAGCGCCTGGCGCTGGTGCGTGGCAACGTACTGCGCGAGTTCCTGCTCGAGCAGTTTCCCCGCGTGCAGTTGCTGGTCGCGCAGAATACCGCCGACGCCATGGCCATGGTCGCCGCAGGCACGGCGGACGGTGCGATCAATCCACTGATCAGCGCCCGCTACCTGATCTCCCACCAGTACCGCGACACGTTGCAAGTCACCAGTACCGTGGGCACCTTGCCGGCGCGGGTTGCCCTGGCGACGAATCGAGGAGCCTTGGAGCTTTACTCGATCCTGGACAAGGCGCTGCTGAGCATTTCCCCCGAAGAAATGGACGAGCTGACCAACCGCTGGCGCAGTGAAGTGGTGATCGATGACAGCTACTGGCTGCGCAACCGCACGACCATCATCCAAGGGTTCGCCGTCGCCGCGTTGCTGTTGCTGGTGACGTTGGCGTGGGTGTTTTATCTGCGGCGGCTGCTGGAGCAGTTGCGGGTGGCCAAGGAGCGCGCCGACGACGCCAATCGGGCCAAGACCACCTTCGTGGCGACCATGAGCCATGAAATCCGCACGCCCATGAATGCGGTGATCGGCATGCTGGAGCTGGCGATGAAAAAGGCCGACCAGGGTGTCGTGGATCGGTTTGCCATCGAAGTCGCTTCGGGCGCCGCCCACGGTATGCTGGACTTGATCGGCGACATCCTCGACATCGCCCGCATCGAATCGGGCAAGCTGTCCCTGGCGCCGGAGCGAGCCAATCTGCGGGCTCTGATCGAGTCGCTGGCGCGGATTTTCGAAGGCCTGGCCCGACAGAAGTACCTGCGTCTGCAATTGGATCTGGATGCAGCGAGCGATCGCGATGTGTTGATCGACCCGTTGCGTTTCAAGCAGGTCGTGTCGAACCTGTTGAGCAATGCCATCAAGTTCACTGACCAGGGGGAAGTGCGCCTGATTGTACGGGCCCAAGCCCGTGACAATGAGCGTCTGGGAATCTGTCTGCGGGTCGAGGACACCGGTTGCGGTATTTCCCTGGAGGATCAGCGGCGGCTGTTCAGCCCTTTTACCCAGGCCAGCCATAACACCCAGTCGGCGCGCAGTGGTTCCGGGCTGGGGCTGGTGATCAGCCGCACCTTGTGCGAAATGATGGGCGGCACCCTGGCGCTGAGCAGCGTGCCGGGGGAGGGCACGCAGATTGAAGTCCTGCTGAGCCTGCCTGTGTTCGACGCCTTGGCAGAAGCGCCGCCGGCAGAGATCGAGGCGCTGTTGCCGGGCCGGGTGCTGAACATCCTGGTGGTCGATGACTACCCGGCCAACCGATTGCTGCTGTCCCAACAACTGGGCTACCTGGGGCATCGCGTCGAGGATGCCGAGGACGGTGTTCAAGGCTTGCATGCCTGGCGCGGGGATCACTTTGATGTGGTCATCACCGACTGCAACATGCCGTTGATGAGCGGCTACGAACTGGCCCGGAACATTCGCGCCGAGGAGCGCGCCCAAGGTTTGTCGCCGGGTGTGATCCTGGGATTCACGGCCAACGCCCAGCCCGAGGAAAAGCAACGCTGCGCCGAAGCTGGAATGGACGATTGCCTGTTCAAACCCATCAGCCTCAGGCAGCTCAGCACGCGTCTGGCGTCGATCATGCCGAATGCCTCGCCGTCCACCGACGGCATCGACTTGACCAGCCTCGAACAACTGACTGGCGGCGATACCGCCTCGATCAAAAGCCTCTTGGAAGAGCTGGTCAGCAGCAATGCCGAAGATGAAACACGACTGCTGCGCTTGTTCGCCCAGCACGATGTGCCTGGATTGGCGGACCTGGCGCATCGAATCAAGGGTGGCGCGCGGATTATCCAGGCGCAACGCCTGATCGTTGCCTGCGAAACCCTGGAAGACGCCTGCCGCGGGGGCGATGAATCGCTGCTCGCCGACGCCGTGGAGAAGCTGCGCCAGGCCATGGAACACTTGGCTCAATACCTGAAGAACCATGTGGCAAGGGGATAA
- a CDS encoding lysine N(6)-hydroxylase/L-ornithine N(5)-oxygenase family protein, which translates to MTQAIASPVVHDLIGIGFGPSNLALAIALQERAPIQGELDVLFLDKQADYRWHGNTLVTQSELQISFLKDLVTLRNPTSPYSFVNYLKHHGRLVDFINLGTFYPCRMEYNDYLRWVAAQFAGQSRYGEEVLRIEPVLHNQQVEALRVISRNTQGEEFVRTARSVVVSAGGTPRIPEAFKAFKDDGRVFHHSQYLERMTTQPCVSGQPMNIAIIGGGQSAAEAFIDLNDSFPSVQVDMILRGSALKPADDSPFVNEVFSPEFTDLVFQQPHSERERLVNEYHNTNYSVVDIDLIERIYGIFYRQKVSGVARHAFRTLTTVEKATATDAGVELMVRNNATGELTVRRYDAVVLATGYERQMHRTLLSPLAQYLGDFEVDRNYKLITDERCKAAIYMQGFCQASHGLSDTLLSILPVRADEIAGSLYEHGKNRGQARAVRDVLLAAV; encoded by the coding sequence ATGACACAGGCAATTGCTTCGCCCGTTGTTCACGACTTGATCGGCATCGGCTTCGGCCCCTCGAACCTGGCGCTGGCCATCGCGCTGCAGGAGCGGGCCCCGATCCAGGGCGAACTGGATGTGCTGTTCCTCGACAAACAGGCCGACTACCGCTGGCATGGCAACACCCTGGTGACCCAGAGTGAGTTGCAGATCTCCTTCCTCAAGGACCTGGTGACCCTGCGCAACCCCACCAGCCCTTATTCGTTCGTCAATTACCTCAAGCACCATGGCCGCCTGGTGGACTTCATCAACCTCGGCACCTTCTACCCGTGCCGCATGGAGTACAACGACTACCTGCGCTGGGTCGCCGCACAGTTCGCCGGGCAGAGCCGCTACGGTGAAGAAGTGCTGCGCATCGAACCAGTGCTGCACAACCAGCAGGTCGAAGCGCTGCGGGTGATTTCCCGCAATACCCAGGGCGAAGAGTTCGTGCGCACCGCCCGTTCGGTGGTGGTCAGTGCCGGCGGTACACCACGCATTCCCGAGGCGTTCAAGGCCTTCAAGGATGACGGCCGGGTGTTCCACCATTCCCAGTACCTGGAGCGCATGACGACCCAGCCGTGCGTGAGCGGCCAGCCGATGAACATCGCCATCATCGGTGGCGGCCAGAGCGCGGCGGAAGCCTTCATCGACCTCAACGACAGCTTCCCTTCGGTGCAGGTCGACATGATCCTGCGCGGCTCGGCCCTCAAGCCGGCGGACGACAGCCCGTTCGTCAACGAAGTGTTCTCGCCGGAGTTCACCGACCTGGTGTTCCAGCAACCCCACAGCGAGCGCGAGCGCCTGGTCAACGAATACCACAACACCAACTATTCGGTGGTGGACATCGACTTGATCGAACGCATCTACGGGATTTTCTATCGCCAGAAAGTCTCCGGCGTGGCGCGGCATGCGTTCCGCACCCTGACCACGGTGGAGAAAGCCACGGCCACCGACGCCGGGGTGGAACTGATGGTGCGCAACAACGCCACCGGCGAGCTGACCGTGCGCCGCTATGACGCGGTGGTGCTGGCCACCGGTTACGAACGGCAGATGCACCGCACACTGTTGAGCCCGCTTGCGCAATACCTGGGGGATTTCGAGGTGGACCGCAACTACAAGTTGATCACCGACGAGCGCTGCAAGGCGGCGATCTACATGCAGGGCTTCTGCCAGGCCAGCCATGGCCTGAGCGACACCTTGCTGTCGATTCTGCCGGTGCGTGCCGATGAGATCGCCGGCTCGTTGTATGAGCACGGGAAAAACCGCGGGCAGGCTCGTGCGGTGCGAGATGTGCTGTTGGCCGCTGTATAG
- a CDS encoding sigma-70 family RNA polymerase sigma factor: MLENYYRELVCFLNARLGNRQAAEDVVHDAYVRVLERASDTPIEQPRAFLYRTALNLVIDGHRRNTLRQVESLDVLDSEERFFTPSPHTSLDHGQRLDMLQRALAELPPLCRESFLLRKLEGLSHPQIAERLGISRALVEKHIVNAMKHCRVRVRQWDAQ, translated from the coding sequence ATGTTGGAAAACTACTATCGCGAGCTGGTGTGTTTCCTGAACGCCAGGCTAGGCAACCGCCAGGCGGCCGAGGATGTGGTGCATGACGCCTATGTGCGGGTGCTGGAGCGTGCCAGTGACACCCCCATCGAACAGCCCCGGGCGTTCCTGTACCGCACCGCGTTGAACCTGGTGATCGATGGGCATCGGCGCAATACCCTGCGCCAGGTCGAATCCCTGGATGTGCTGGACAGCGAAGAGCGCTTTTTCACACCGTCGCCCCACACCAGCCTCGACCATGGCCAGCGCCTGGACATGCTGCAACGGGCCCTGGCCGAGTTGCCACCGCTGTGCCGCGAGAGTTTCCTGTTGCGCAAGCTCGAAGGCCTGTCCCACCCGCAAATCGCCGAGCGCCTGGGCATTTCCCGGGCGTTGGTGGAAAAACACATCGTCAACGCCATGAAGCACTGTCGCGTTCGGGTGCGACAGTGGGACGCGCAATAA